The following coding sequences lie in one Haloterrigena sp. KLK7 genomic window:
- a CDS encoding MFS transporter, translated as MNRRRAWTMAIFLFVFADAIAMQARGPILSNLEAAFGVSEAALGLVAPAGTIGFLAVVVTVGLLAGRIRVRRALFLGTTLTACALIAMAVAPRYAVFLGALLVQGGAAGVFRGVDRVVLSHLHADRRGRMFTGYAFVWAIGAVLGPQLVTGVLAVADWRAVFVVISLCFLPTAAIAARSELPSMDAERSLSRTDLRALFRRPAVVGACTGMVFVGALEGILFTWLAYYAGTFYGTTTANLVLSAYLLAYVPARLGYTFAIERVPYLALLAAVTLPAVPALAVAFSGVTGPVLFLAVFVAGGSISGGFPTLAAYAVETAPEYSGPLNALTTGATYAGLAIAPPIVGLLAETYGIGRALWSTVCIALALLATVATLWHWTGTPDVPRAEMTAD; from the coding sequence ATGAACCGACGTCGCGCGTGGACGATGGCTATTTTCCTGTTCGTCTTCGCGGACGCGATCGCGATGCAGGCTCGCGGCCCGATCCTCTCGAATCTCGAGGCGGCGTTCGGCGTCTCCGAGGCCGCACTCGGGCTGGTCGCGCCCGCCGGGACTATCGGCTTCCTCGCGGTCGTCGTCACCGTGGGACTCCTCGCCGGGCGCATTCGGGTCCGGCGAGCGCTGTTCCTCGGAACTACCCTCACCGCCTGTGCACTGATCGCGATGGCGGTCGCACCTCGCTATGCCGTCTTTCTGGGTGCGTTGCTCGTTCAGGGCGGCGCTGCGGGCGTGTTTCGCGGCGTCGACCGCGTCGTGCTGAGTCATCTCCACGCCGACCGGCGGGGGCGGATGTTCACCGGGTACGCCTTCGTCTGGGCTATCGGTGCCGTTCTCGGTCCGCAACTCGTCACCGGCGTGCTAGCGGTCGCGGACTGGCGTGCCGTCTTCGTCGTCATCTCGCTGTGTTTCCTGCCGACGGCCGCCATCGCGGCCCGCTCCGAGTTGCCGTCGATGGACGCGGAGCGATCGCTATCCCGGACCGATCTGCGGGCGCTGTTCCGTCGGCCGGCGGTCGTCGGCGCCTGTACCGGGATGGTCTTCGTCGGCGCGCTCGAGGGAATCCTCTTCACGTGGCTCGCCTACTACGCGGGAACGTTCTACGGGACGACGACGGCGAATCTCGTGTTGTCGGCCTATCTCCTGGCGTACGTGCCCGCACGCCTCGGGTATACGTTCGCTATCGAGCGGGTGCCCTATCTCGCACTGCTAGCCGCGGTGACGCTTCCCGCGGTGCCGGCACTCGCGGTCGCTTTCTCAGGCGTCACTGGCCCAGTGTTGTTCCTCGCCGTCTTCGTCGCCGGTGGTTCGATCTCCGGCGGTTTTCCGACACTAGCGGCCTACGCCGTCGAGACCGCCCCCGAGTACAGCGGTCCGCTCAACGCCCTGACGACCGGGGCGACGTACGCCGGCCTCGCGATCGCCCCGCCCATCGTGGGACTGCTCGCCGAGACGTACGGGATCGGTCGCGCGCTGTGGTCGACGGTCTGCATTGCGCTCGCTCTCCTCGCGACCGTCGCGACGCTGTGGCACTGGACCGGAACCCCGGACGTTCCGAGAGCTGAAATGACGGCCGACTGA
- a CDS encoding orc1/cdc6 family replication initiation protein, whose product MTPDSSSGSVDDPLFESGHRIFSNKDLLKIGHVPDADRIVGRDEEISKLAKRLNGAVHGYSPENVMIYGKTGTGKSLVSRHVCQRAQSAAQEGITIGTAYIDCAEDNTETQAISSLAAKLNDESVTDITVPHTGLSTSKYYKLLWNTLDAQFDSAIIILDEIDLMNDDSLLMKLSRAEEAGKIDCSIGVIAISNKIQYVDNTNERVKSSFQHKELFFKPYDANQLREIMLNRADAFQEGVLSDDVIPLSAAFAAQEHGDARKAIDILRHAGEVAYEDGAEKVQEKHVRQAQQHAEKDRFRELVNGAPTQAKAALLALTELSVHSDDDAFLTSRVYDQYEQICDHLDMDVLSVRRFRDILKEQAFLGVVEIEKINKGSAGGIHLQNRLIEDPQVVRETILEDSRMQNWEQD is encoded by the coding sequence ATGACGCCTGACTCCTCGTCCGGTTCCGTCGACGATCCACTCTTCGAGTCGGGGCATCGAATCTTCTCGAACAAGGATCTCCTGAAGATCGGTCACGTTCCCGACGCCGACCGGATCGTCGGTCGCGATGAAGAAATCTCGAAGTTGGCGAAGCGTCTGAACGGCGCCGTTCACGGGTACTCTCCGGAAAACGTGATGATTTACGGAAAGACGGGAACGGGAAAATCGTTGGTCTCGAGGCACGTCTGTCAACGCGCGCAAAGTGCGGCTCAAGAGGGGATTACGATCGGAACGGCGTATATCGACTGCGCTGAGGATAACACGGAAACACAGGCGATATCCTCTCTCGCCGCGAAATTAAACGACGAGTCCGTCACCGATATAACCGTCCCGCACACCGGTCTCAGTACGTCGAAATACTATAAACTGCTCTGGAACACGCTCGATGCGCAGTTCGACTCCGCCATCATCATCCTCGACGAGATCGATCTGATGAACGACGATAGTCTTCTCATGAAACTCTCACGAGCCGAGGAGGCGGGGAAAATCGACTGTAGCATCGGTGTCATCGCGATCAGTAACAAAATCCAGTACGTCGACAACACGAACGAACGCGTCAAGAGCAGCTTCCAGCACAAGGAGTTGTTCTTCAAACCCTACGATGCGAACCAGCTTCGAGAGATCATGCTCAACCGCGCGGACGCGTTTCAGGAGGGAGTTCTTTCCGACGATGTGATTCCGCTTTCCGCCGCATTCGCCGCACAAGAGCACGGCGACGCTCGGAAGGCGATCGATATCCTGCGACACGCCGGCGAGGTCGCCTACGAGGACGGCGCCGAGAAAGTTCAGGAGAAACACGTTCGACAGGCCCAGCAACACGCCGAAAAGGATCGCTTTCGGGAACTCGTCAACGGCGCACCGACACAGGCGAAAGCCGCACTGCTCGCGTTGACTGAACTCAGCGTTCATTCCGATGACGACGCCTTCCTCACGAGTCGCGTGTACGACCAGTACGAGCAAATCTGTGACCACCTCGATATGGACGTGCTCTCGGTTCGCCGGTTCCGAGACATTCTGAAGGAGCAGGCGTTCCTCGGTGTCGTCGAAATCGAGAAGATCAACAAGGGGAGCGCAGGCGGGATCCACCTCCAGAATCGATTGATCGAAGACCCGCAAGTCGTTCGCGAGACCATCCTGGAGGATAGCCGAATGCAGAACTGGGAGCAAGACTAA
- a CDS encoding proline racemase family protein, translating to MHTEREITVLETHTAGEPTRIITDEIEPIVNDGDIREKRADFAENHDEIRQLLMQEPRGHADMYGAAIVDSSHPDADFGTFFMDGGGYVDMCGHATIGIVTAFIETGRLEPQEVFKIETPCGIVRARPTLENDRVSQVAVENVDSFYVEEREVPVEIGAERELIPVDLVYSGNLFALVDASDIGLPIIPERADNFQQYGGAIRRKLNEQPSIEHPVEGTVHDVSVVEFYEHGDPDRNIVIYGNRDQIDRSPCGSGTCAKMTYLYENGDLDLDESYPYQSVIGTEFEGTLLETETSNGVEMVTPQVTGSAYIVAEHTFYKDPHDPLIGFTI from the coding sequence ATGCATACTGAGCGTGAGATAACTGTTCTCGAGACACACACTGCCGGGGAACCGACTCGCATCATCACGGACGAGATCGAGCCGATCGTGAACGATGGCGATATCCGCGAGAAGCGTGCAGACTTCGCTGAAAATCACGATGAGATACGCCAGCTTCTTATGCAAGAGCCGCGCGGGCACGCTGACATGTACGGGGCGGCTATCGTAGATTCCTCCCATCCTGACGCCGACTTTGGCACGTTCTTTATGGACGGTGGTGGATATGTAGATATGTGTGGTCACGCGACCATCGGAATCGTCACGGCATTCATTGAGACCGGTCGACTCGAACCACAGGAGGTATTCAAGATAGAGACTCCTTGTGGAATTGTGCGTGCTCGTCCGACCCTGGAAAACGATCGGGTTTCTCAGGTCGCCGTTGAAAACGTTGACTCTTTCTACGTTGAAGAACGAGAAGTGCCGGTAGAAATAGGAGCTGAACGGGAACTAATACCAGTAGACCTTGTCTATTCGGGAAATCTCTTCGCACTCGTCGATGCCAGTGATATTGGCTTGCCAATCATTCCCGAAAGAGCCGACAACTTTCAACAATACGGCGGAGCTATCCGCCGGAAATTGAACGAGCAGCCGAGTATCGAGCACCCAGTCGAGGGGACAGTACACGACGTCTCAGTAGTCGAATTCTATGAACATGGTGATCCGGATCGGAATATCGTTATCTACGGTAACCGAGATCAAATTGATCGGTCTCCCTGTGGATCCGGAACATGTGCGAAGATGACCTATCTATACGAAAATGGCGATCTCGACCTCGACGAATCATATCCATATCAAAGTGTTATTGGAACTGAATTCGAAGGAACGCTTTTAGAAACGGAAACCAGCAACGGAGTCGAGATGGTGACACCCCAGGTAACCGGGTCTGCATATATCGTTGCGGAACATACGTTCTACAAAGACCCACATGATCCGCTTATCGGATTCACGATATAG
- a CDS encoding sodium/proline symporter has translation MVQAGTNTAIGLVGYLLIVAAIGYWGSRRVDSEEDFYLGGDQLPGWALALSERSSAMSGWLLLGMPGLAWSVGLSAVWVLAGSAIGAIVQWIFYSRPFMEGRKETGAVTPTGLLAEKFPGDTPVLRLLPALITFVFYMGYVGSQFLAGGKILQQVFGIAPRTGLVIIAGLIIAYSLAGGFLAVVWTDALQALLMVFTLVILPITLFAQVAADPSFSLMGRLAASGGNRASWFGGTSGAAVLVLLGANLSWFFTYLGGYPHLAARMMALRDEKDRRLGVVIASFWTVLAASGAVLIGLLARALYGAPQALQADREMVLPFMILNNMPALLGGVLLAGALAAMMSTADSQLVVASSAAAQDVYNKVIAKEREFSEKVRLRISRIATLFVGAAGLAIALTAEDLVYMLVSYSGTGLFSAFGPAFTLLFFWRDNVSKAGIICALIVGPAATIAWISLGMTSIVTVRLVAPPLGFAAGIIGSLVWPPDGPTERPVSASTAQD, from the coding sequence ATGGTGCAAGCTGGCACAAACACAGCGATCGGACTAGTCGGATACCTACTGATAGTCGCAGCTATCGGCTATTGGGGCTCAAGGCGTGTCGATTCAGAGGAAGACTTCTACCTGGGGGGTGATCAGCTCCCAGGGTGGGCACTGGCGCTCTCGGAACGAAGTTCTGCGATGTCAGGGTGGCTTCTCCTTGGCATGCCAGGATTGGCGTGGTCTGTGGGACTCTCAGCTGTTTGGGTATTGGCTGGTTCAGCGATCGGAGCAATTGTTCAATGGATCTTCTATTCACGGCCGTTCATGGAGGGACGAAAAGAAACGGGTGCGGTTACACCGACCGGTCTACTGGCCGAGAAATTCCCCGGTGACACACCAGTTCTACGCCTTCTTCCGGCGTTGATCACATTCGTATTCTACATGGGGTACGTTGGCTCGCAGTTCCTCGCTGGTGGGAAGATTCTTCAACAGGTCTTCGGAATTGCACCGCGTACCGGGTTAGTAATCATCGCAGGTCTGATTATCGCATATTCGCTCGCAGGCGGATTTCTCGCAGTCGTCTGGACTGACGCCTTGCAAGCGTTACTTATGGTGTTCACGCTCGTTATCTTACCTATAACACTATTTGCTCAGGTGGCCGCTGACCCTTCTTTCTCGCTCATGGGGCGTCTCGCGGCCTCTGGCGGTAATCGAGCGTCGTGGTTCGGTGGTACGAGCGGTGCAGCAGTCTTGGTTCTACTCGGTGCGAACCTGAGCTGGTTCTTCACTTACCTCGGCGGCTATCCTCATCTCGCTGCGAGGATGATGGCGCTACGGGATGAGAAGGACCGCCGATTAGGAGTCGTCATTGCGTCTTTCTGGACAGTGCTGGCCGCTTCCGGTGCGGTTCTGATCGGTCTCCTAGCACGAGCCCTCTATGGTGCGCCACAAGCTCTGCAGGCGGATCGAGAGATGGTATTACCATTTATGATTTTGAATAATATGCCAGCGCTGCTTGGTGGTGTACTACTCGCTGGCGCACTCGCCGCGATGATGTCGACTGCTGATTCGCAACTCGTCGTGGCCAGTTCGGCCGCTGCCCAAGACGTCTACAACAAGGTTATCGCAAAGGAACGGGAGTTCAGCGAGAAAGTTCGACTTCGAATATCCCGGATAGCGACGCTTTTCGTCGGCGCCGCTGGATTGGCTATCGCATTGACCGCCGAGGACTTGGTGTACATGCTAGTTAGCTACTCCGGAACCGGGCTGTTCTCGGCATTCGGTCCGGCGTTCACCCTACTGTTCTTCTGGAGAGATAACGTCTCTAAAGCAGGTATCATCTGTGCACTTATTGTCGGTCCTGCTGCAACGATCGCGTGGATCTCACTCGGGATGACCTCTATCGTTACTGTTCGGCTCGTTGCGCCGCCGCTCGGATTCGCCGCAGGAATTATCGGATCACTTGTCTGGCCGCCAGATGGGCCGACAGAGCGGCCGGTCAGCGCTTCAACAGCACAGGATTAG
- a CDS encoding RNA ligase family protein, whose product MKTFPSIPRVADAPEGLLKEGHLWLIEKVDGAQFRFQLQESGLIRFGDRNRVYDDPDAVPEPYQHAVRHVRTNLDREALRDAVDDVEALVFFGEAMHRHTIDYDWDRTPSFLGFDVWSAQKDRFYPVDTVERIFDRLGLQSVNVFDRERRARDFDPDTYSVPRSAWYDGPAEGVIVRNKRGQRAKFLHPSFREVEETVPVDASAAELAAEYATRGRFEKLSSELEARDRPVTFETLYERVLEDIVREEHRQLYHTDEPVDMKTFRSEISALTRQFLEE is encoded by the coding sequence ATGAAGACATTCCCATCAATACCACGAGTCGCAGATGCTCCCGAGGGCCTCCTCAAGGAAGGACATCTGTGGCTCATCGAGAAGGTCGACGGGGCGCAGTTCCGCTTTCAACTCCAGGAGTCGGGACTGATTCGCTTCGGCGACCGGAACCGCGTCTACGACGATCCGGACGCCGTCCCGGAGCCGTACCAGCACGCCGTCCGCCACGTGAGAACGAATCTCGATCGAGAAGCGCTCCGAGACGCCGTCGACGACGTCGAAGCGCTCGTCTTCTTCGGCGAGGCGATGCACCGGCATACGATCGACTACGACTGGGACCGCACGCCGTCGTTTCTCGGCTTCGACGTCTGGTCCGCTCAAAAGGATCGTTTCTATCCGGTAGATACCGTCGAGCGAATCTTCGATCGACTCGGTCTCCAATCGGTGAACGTGTTCGACCGAGAACGTCGCGCTCGAGACTTCGATCCCGACACGTACTCCGTGCCTCGGTCTGCGTGGTACGACGGACCCGCCGAAGGGGTTATCGTCCGAAACAAACGGGGCCAGCGAGCGAAGTTCCTGCATCCGTCGTTTCGCGAGGTCGAGGAGACGGTTCCGGTCGACGCATCCGCAGCGGAGCTAGCCGCGGAGTATGCGACCCGAGGGCGGTTCGAAAAACTCTCGAGCGAACTCGAAGCGCGGGACCGTCCCGTAACGTTCGAGACGCTCTACGAGCGCGTCCTCGAGGATATCGTTCGCGAAGAGCACAGACAGCTCTACCACACCGACGAACCGGTCGACATGAAGACGTTCCGCTCCGAGATCAGTGCGCTAACGCGCCAATTCCTCGAAGAGTGA
- a CDS encoding electron transfer flavoprotein subunit alpha/FixB family protein has translation MTDVLAVTDHRRGELRDVSYEIITAGRQLADETGGDLHLAVVSGTVNEFAEELNREGVDAIHTVDHGKEFNHDVYTQAITQLYDELAPQYVLAPNSVNGLDYAPAVATELELPIVTDTIDLETDGDTLIATREMYGGKVETTNELEGSAVVTIRGAEWPAAEGTGDASIETFDATIDEDAIGSTVNGFEEVGGGDVDISEADVLVSVGRGIEEEENLPIIEELADALDATVSSSRPIVDNGWLPKNRQVGQSGKVVTPDVYIAIGISGAVQHVAGMKGSDTIVAINTDPNAPIMDIADYAIVDDLFDVVPALTEEFQ, from the coding sequence ATGACGGACGTCCTGGCAGTCACGGACCACCGCCGCGGCGAGCTGCGCGACGTCAGCTACGAGATCATCACGGCGGGCCGCCAACTGGCCGACGAGACCGGCGGCGACCTGCATCTGGCGGTCGTCAGCGGCACTGTCAACGAGTTCGCGGAGGAACTCAACCGCGAGGGCGTCGACGCCATCCACACCGTCGACCACGGCAAGGAGTTCAACCACGACGTCTACACGCAGGCGATCACGCAGCTCTACGACGAGCTCGCACCTCAGTACGTGCTGGCGCCCAACAGCGTCAACGGCCTCGACTACGCCCCCGCCGTCGCCACCGAACTCGAATTGCCGATCGTCACCGACACGATCGACCTCGAGACCGACGGTGACACCCTCATCGCCACCCGCGAGATGTACGGTGGGAAGGTCGAAACCACCAACGAACTCGAGGGCAGTGCGGTGGTCACGATCCGCGGTGCCGAGTGGCCCGCTGCGGAGGGCACCGGCGACGCTTCGATCGAGACCTTCGACGCGACGATCGACGAAGACGCGATCGGCTCGACCGTCAACGGCTTCGAGGAGGTCGGCGGCGGCGACGTCGATATCAGCGAAGCGGACGTCCTCGTGAGCGTCGGTCGCGGGATCGAAGAGGAAGAGAACCTCCCGATCATCGAGGAACTCGCGGACGCGCTCGACGCGACAGTATCGTCCTCACGGCCGATCGTCGACAACGGCTGGCTGCCCAAGAACCGGCAGGTCGGCCAGTCCGGAAAGGTCGTCACGCCCGACGTCTACATCGCGATCGGTATCTCCGGCGCGGTTCAGCACGTCGCCGGCATGAAGGGCTCCGATACGATCGTCGCGATTAACACCGACCCCAACGCACCGATCATGGACATCGCTGATTACGCCATCGTCGACGACCTCTTCGACGTCGTCCCCGCGCTCACCGAAGAGTTCCAGTAG
- a CDS encoding electron transfer flavoprotein subunit beta/FixA family protein: protein MRVLVTAKEVLTVEDKFEVEETTIADQYLNRDLNEWDSYAVEEAVQLQEAGIVDEVVAVTIGPEECEETIRQVLAKGADRAVRIWDDSLEDVDLLDVGAKTEILSAVIEEEDPDLVLTGVQAGDDSFGATGVSVAEEIGYQWGAVVNHLEHDLEDAASVRRELEGGVEELTDIELPAVLTIQTGINEPRYASLRGIRQAQRKELDVKALADLDVDESVIESELELTDMYEPESESDVTTWEGSPEETAAELGDLLRDKGVAP, encoded by the coding sequence ATGAGAGTCCTCGTTACAGCGAAAGAGGTCCTGACTGTTGAAGATAAGTTCGAGGTCGAGGAGACGACAATCGCTGACCAATACCTCAATCGTGATTTGAACGAGTGGGATAGCTACGCCGTCGAAGAGGCTGTCCAGCTCCAAGAAGCTGGAATCGTCGACGAAGTCGTGGCGGTGACGATCGGACCTGAAGAGTGCGAGGAAACGATCCGTCAAGTACTCGCAAAGGGCGCTGACCGCGCCGTCCGCATCTGGGACGACTCGCTCGAGGACGTCGATCTGCTGGACGTCGGCGCGAAGACGGAGATCCTCAGCGCCGTTATCGAGGAGGAAGATCCCGACCTCGTTCTGACAGGCGTTCAGGCCGGCGACGACAGCTTCGGTGCGACGGGCGTCTCCGTCGCTGAGGAAATCGGCTACCAGTGGGGTGCCGTCGTCAACCACCTCGAGCACGACCTCGAGGACGCCGCCTCGGTGCGACGCGAACTCGAGGGCGGGGTCGAGGAGCTGACTGACATCGAGCTCCCGGCCGTGCTGACGATCCAGACGGGGATCAACGAGCCGCGTTACGCCAGCCTGCGGGGTATCCGTCAGGCCCAGCGCAAGGAACTCGACGTCAAGGCGCTCGCCGACCTCGACGTCGACGAGAGCGTCATCGAATCCGAACTCGAGCTGACCGACATGTACGAACCCGAAAGCGAGAGCGACGTGACGACCTGGGAGGGCAGTCCCGAGGAGACCGCAGCCGAATTAGGTGACCTGCTTCGCGACAAGGGGGTGGCACCATGA
- a CDS encoding (Fe-S)-binding protein, with amino-acid sequence MSDVAVAASVTRETYEPIGSTEYVMFYLLVSIAVAIFAIGVYRRIARYRKGDDDEFPRLNELGGRIISGTKVVLTNEKQFDRDLYGGLMHTFVFWGFLTLFIATSILMVDEYGTQLLLGESFWVGDFYLVYQFMVDAMGLLFIVGLGMAVYRRYWVQNRHLIGRHTSLEDDLFIWTLFLLGVGGFFLEGVRILVNEFPQHEVVSFVGWGTALALEALGVPAGESALGGALHWMAWWGHSLLALFFIAWIPYAKPFHMLSSFVNIVARDEKAGKRLPNVPSDLDATNAESIDDFTWKEILDQDACTKCGRCSSVCPANAADRPLDPRNVILDLKSYRESLEADGEERPIIADGGGASAARGTSSGGPSDGSTSVIDTETMESCMACMACMDACPVEIEHLKSFTRLNRQMTDQGDIDASMQDVFQNVMQNGNTFGNSPRNRGDWADELAFDVPDAREEEVDYLWYVGDFPSYDERNKQVARSLATILQEADVSFGILFDDEKYDGNDIRRVGEEFLYIELAGHHVETWEECEFDTIICTDPHSYNTFENEYPELNFDEFADDPMMPFEYDEQWNEDGEIDVYHWTQAVEELVTEGKLELSGTELDYTVTYHDPCHLGRYNDEYEAPRELIKATGCELDEMPRNRADSFCCGGGGGGLWMDFEEDPKPSEERLREALEDTDNGPDVEKFVVACPMCMTMYEDGRKTGGYEDEIEIVDVAELIVEAISKEEKTKSPLQVR; translated from the coding sequence ATGAGTGATGTGGCAGTAGCGGCATCAGTTACTCGTGAGACCTATGAGCCGATCGGAAGTACCGAATATGTGATGTTCTACTTACTCGTATCGATCGCGGTTGCTATCTTCGCGATCGGTGTCTACCGTCGGATCGCCCGTTACAGGAAGGGTGACGACGATGAGTTTCCCCGGCTGAACGAGTTAGGCGGACGAATCATCAGTGGGACGAAGGTCGTTCTGACGAACGAGAAGCAGTTCGATCGAGACCTCTACGGGGGACTGATGCACACGTTCGTTTTCTGGGGCTTCCTGACGCTGTTCATTGCGACGTCGATCCTCATGGTCGACGAATACGGCACCCAGCTACTTCTCGGAGAGTCGTTCTGGGTCGGTGACTTCTACCTCGTCTATCAGTTTATGGTCGATGCGATGGGGCTACTGTTCATCGTCGGACTCGGGATGGCGGTGTACCGGCGGTACTGGGTCCAGAATCGGCACCTGATCGGTCGACACACCTCGCTCGAGGACGACCTCTTCATCTGGACGCTCTTCTTGCTGGGCGTCGGTGGGTTCTTCCTCGAGGGCGTCCGCATCCTGGTGAACGAGTTCCCACAACATGAAGTCGTGAGCTTCGTCGGGTGGGGAACGGCACTGGCGCTCGAAGCACTGGGCGTACCGGCCGGTGAGAGCGCTCTCGGAGGCGCCCTCCACTGGATGGCCTGGTGGGGTCACTCGCTGCTCGCGCTCTTTTTCATCGCGTGGATCCCCTACGCCAAGCCGTTCCATATGCTCTCCTCGTTCGTCAACATCGTCGCCCGCGATGAGAAGGCCGGCAAACGGCTACCGAACGTTCCGTCCGATCTCGACGCCACCAACGCCGAATCCATCGACGACTTCACCTGGAAAGAGATCCTCGATCAGGACGCCTGTACCAAGTGCGGTCGCTGTTCGTCGGTCTGTCCCGCTAACGCCGCCGATCGGCCGCTAGATCCGCGTAATGTCATCCTCGATCTGAAGTCGTATCGAGAGAGTCTCGAGGCCGACGGCGAAGAACGACCCATCATCGCCGACGGCGGTGGCGCGAGCGCAGCGAGAGGTACGTCATCGGGCGGTCCGTCCGACGGAAGTACGAGCGTCATCGACACCGAGACGATGGAATCATGTATGGCCTGCATGGCCTGTATGGACGCCTGTCCCGTCGAAATCGAGCATCTCAAAAGTTTCACTCGGCTCAATCGGCAGATGACTGATCAGGGAGACATCGACGCAAGCATGCAGGACGTCTTCCAGAACGTCATGCAAAACGGCAACACGTTCGGAAACTCGCCGCGTAATCGGGGCGACTGGGCCGACGAACTCGCGTTCGACGTGCCCGACGCTCGCGAGGAAGAAGTCGATTACCTCTGGTACGTCGGCGACTTCCCGAGTTACGACGAACGGAACAAGCAGGTCGCCCGCTCGCTGGCGACGATTCTGCAGGAAGCCGACGTCAGCTTCGGGATCCTCTTCGACGACGAGAAATACGATGGCAACGATATCCGACGGGTCGGCGAGGAGTTCCTCTACATCGAACTCGCCGGTCACCACGTCGAGACCTGGGAGGAGTGTGAGTTCGATACGATCATCTGTACCGATCCACACTCCTACAACACGTTCGAGAACGAGTATCCGGAGCTCAACTTCGACGAGTTCGCCGACGATCCGATGATGCCCTTCGAGTACGACGAGCAGTGGAACGAAGACGGCGAGATCGACGTCTACCACTGGACCCAAGCTGTCGAGGAACTCGTGACTGAGGGCAAACTCGAGCTTTCGGGTACCGAACTCGACTACACGGTCACCTACCACGACCCCTGTCATCTCGGCCGATACAACGACGAGTACGAGGCTCCGCGCGAACTTATCAAGGCCACGGGCTGTGAACTCGACGAGATGCCGCGCAACCGCGCGGATTCCTTCTGTTGTGGCGGCGGCGGTGGCGGCCTCTGGATGGACTTCGAGGAAGACCCGAAACCCAGCGAGGAGCGGCTTCGAGAGGCTCTCGAGGACACGGATAACGGTCCCGACGTGGAGAAGTTCGTCGTCGCCTGTCCGATGTGCATGACGATGTACGAGGACGGCCGCAAGACCGGTGGCTACGAGGACGAGATCGAGATCGTCGACGTCGCTGAACTCATCGTTGAGGCCATCAGCAAAGAAGAGAAGACGAAGTCTCCTCTGCAGGTCCGTTAG